The following are encoded together in the Robertmurraya sp. FSL R5-0851 genome:
- a CDS encoding aminopeptidase — MKDSRIELLAKNLINYSVKLQPGEKVLIENFGLQRELVTALVKEAYAAGGHPFVLLKDQQVDRALLLGAREDQFNLMADFEANVMSQMDAYIGLRSGDNINEHADVPDDKMKIHGSTIGKKVHRDIRVPKTKWVVLRYPNSSMAQLAKMSTEGFEDFYFNVCNLDYGKMDHAMNVLVELMNKTDKVRITGPGTDLSFSIKDIPAIKCSGQMNIPDGEVYTAPVRDSVNGVITYNTPSPYQGFTFENVKLTFKDGKIVEATANDTERINRIFDTDEGARFVGEFAIGVNPYILHPMQDILFDEKIDGSFHFTPGQCYDDAFNGNHSNIHWDMVNIQRSDYGGGEMYFDDVLVRKDGRFVIKELEVLNPENLK; from the coding sequence ATGAAAGATTCACGTATTGAGCTTCTAGCAAAAAACCTAATCAATTACTCAGTAAAGCTTCAGCCTGGTGAAAAGGTACTAATTGAAAATTTTGGTTTGCAGCGAGAGCTTGTAACAGCATTAGTGAAGGAAGCGTATGCTGCGGGAGGACATCCTTTCGTACTTCTTAAAGATCAGCAAGTGGATCGAGCTTTGCTCCTAGGTGCCCGGGAAGATCAATTTAACTTGATGGCAGATTTTGAAGCAAACGTTATGAGTCAAATGGATGCATACATAGGATTACGTTCCGGCGACAATATCAATGAACACGCAGATGTTCCTGATGACAAGATGAAAATTCACGGATCAACGATCGGAAAGAAAGTACACCGTGATATCCGTGTTCCTAAAACCAAATGGGTCGTTCTGCGTTATCCAAACTCATCCATGGCGCAACTAGCAAAAATGAGCACAGAGGGTTTTGAAGATTTTTATTTTAATGTTTGTAACTTAGATTATGGGAAAATGGATCATGCGATGAATGTGTTAGTCGAGTTAATGAACAAAACGGACAAAGTACGAATCACTGGACCAGGAACGGACTTATCCTTCTCAATCAAAGATATTCCGGCCATAAAATGCTCAGGACAAATGAATATTCCTGATGGAGAGGTATATACGGCTCCCGTACGTGATTCTGTCAACGGTGTCATTACTTATAATACTCCTTCTCCATATCAAGGCTTTACATTTGAAAATGTAAAACTAACTTTTAAAGACGGAAAGATTGTTGAGGCAACAGCAAATGATACAGAGCGGATTAATAGAATATTCGATACAGATGAAGGGGCACGTTTTGTTGGCGAATTTGCCATTGGTGTGAACCCTTATATCTTACATCCGATGCAAGATATCTTATTTGATGAGAAGATTGATGGAAGCTTTCATTTTACGCCTGGTCAATGTTATGATGATGCCTTTAATGGAAACCATTCAAACATTCACTGGGATATGGTCAATATTCAACGCAGCGACTATGGCGGAGGAGAAATGTACTTTGACGATGTGCTAGTTAGAAAGGATGGACGCTTCGTAATTAAAGAGCTAGAAGTATTAAATCCTGAGAATTTAAAATAA
- the murC gene encoding UDP-N-acetylmuramate--L-alanine ligase produces the protein MTIYHFVGIKGSGMSALAQILHDMNFEVQGSDVEKRFFTQTALEHLGIKILPFQKENIVPGLTVIAGNAYKDDHEEIQEAMKLGLPVIRYHRFLGDFMQNFTSIAVTGAHGKTSTTGLLSHVMRGAKPTAFLIGDGTGKGEENAEYFVFEACEYRRHFLSYFPDYAIMTNIDFDHPDYFANIDDVFSAFQEMAWQVKKGIFACGDDEQLQKIQAKVPVVFYGFGEENDFQARNVVKTTEGTTFDVFVRNTFYDTFQVPTFGDHNVLNALSVIAICHYEELSADKVKEQLLSFTGVKRRFTEKHVGSQVLIDDYAHHPTEIKATVDAARQKYPDREIVAVFQPHTFTRTQTFLEEFADSLQLADKVYLCDIFGSARENHGKLSIEDLRNKIESAEMINEENTETLKQHENSVILFMGAGDIQKFQEAYERQL, from the coding sequence ATGACAATTTACCATTTTGTGGGTATAAAAGGATCTGGAATGAGTGCACTGGCACAAATTCTTCATGATATGAATTTTGAAGTTCAGGGTTCAGATGTTGAGAAACGTTTCTTTACACAGACGGCCCTTGAGCATCTTGGAATAAAGATCCTACCTTTCCAAAAAGAAAATATTGTACCAGGATTAACAGTTATTGCTGGAAATGCCTATAAAGATGATCATGAAGAAATTCAAGAAGCGATGAAACTAGGATTGCCTGTCATTCGATATCACCGTTTCTTAGGTGATTTTATGCAAAATTTTACTAGTATTGCTGTGACTGGTGCCCACGGGAAGACATCTACAACCGGGCTCCTTTCGCATGTCATGAGAGGTGCAAAACCAACTGCATTTTTAATCGGAGATGGTACGGGTAAAGGAGAAGAAAATGCTGAGTATTTTGTGTTTGAAGCATGTGAATATAGAAGGCATTTCCTTTCGTATTTTCCAGACTATGCAATCATGACGAATATTGATTTTGATCACCCTGACTATTTTGCTAATATTGATGATGTATTTTCTGCATTTCAAGAGATGGCATGGCAGGTGAAAAAAGGGATTTTTGCTTGTGGTGATGATGAGCAACTTCAAAAAATTCAAGCAAAAGTACCTGTTGTTTTTTATGGCTTTGGGGAAGAAAATGACTTCCAGGCTAGAAATGTTGTAAAAACTACTGAAGGAACGACCTTCGATGTATTTGTTAGAAACACTTTCTATGATACATTCCAAGTGCCAACCTTTGGTGACCACAATGTATTAAATGCTCTTTCTGTTATTGCCATTTGTCACTATGAAGAGCTTTCAGCTGACAAGGTTAAAGAACAACTCTTAAGTTTTACAGGTGTTAAGAGAAGGTTTACAGAAAAGCACGTCGGCTCTCAGGTATTGATTGATGATTATGCCCATCATCCAACGGAGATTAAAGCGACAGTTGATGCAGCTAGACAAAAGTATCCCGATCGTGAAATTGTTGCTGTATTCCAGCCACATACATTTACAAGAACACAAACATTTCTAGAGGAATTTGCTGATAGTCTTCAATTAGCAGATAAAGTATATTTATGTGATATCTTCGGTTCTGCGCGAGAGAACCATGGTAAGTTATCGATCGAGGACTTACGGAATAAAATCGAATCGGCTGAAATGATCAACGAGGAAAATACAGAGACTCTAAAGCAACATGAAAACAGTGTCATCTTGTTCATGGGAGCAGGAGATATTCAAAAATTCCAAGAAGCATACGAACGTCAGTTATAA